In Miscanthus floridulus cultivar M001 chromosome 8, ASM1932011v1, whole genome shotgun sequence, the sequence AGTTCAAAGGGTCACAACACTCGGAAGTCGGCAGCTACAGATCGAGCAAGCCAAGACATAGTTTGGAATTTCGCGATGGTTTTCGATCCTGCCGGTGATCTCCATCCGGTAAATATCCACATCGGTAATTTCGTTTTTAACCGGCCGGATGAGATTCGTACGGATTTTCAATCTTTACTCAAAATTCAACGTAAAGTTTTAAAACTTTCAGTGGTTTTCCTTCCTGTGTGTGGGGTCGTCCCCGGCCCTCCTCCGGTGTTTGTGTCGCTATCATCCGTAGACCGAACGCTGGAGCTTCATAGTGCTGATGGTCGTCGTCGCCAGCATGGAGCACGATTACCATCACGTCTGGCTGTAAAAAACTGCAAGAACCAGCAGAGCTGCAaataaagaattttttttaacatattttttaaattatttttaaaattgatactgtttatttttttcaaaactaacacttttataCGCGCCTGTTTGTACGGCGCGGCTAATTCACGCTGCCGCACCATGCATAGAGGCACGACAGGGGCAGTCAACGGCTACGGCAACCGCTGACGTGGCAAGTCTGACGCGTCACCCATCACGGTGCGGGGCTGGCGCGCCACGCATCACGTCGCGGCAGCCCCCTATACCCGGCCTcgcttctctttctctctctgtctCACTCGGCCCATTTGAACCGGCTAGAGAGAGGAGCCGCGCCCTGCGCCCGCCGCCGCGCCACCACCACTCCCACCGGCCGCGCCGCCACCACACCGTGCCCGCACGACTCCCGCCCGCCGCGCCGCCACCACGCCGCGCCCGCCCCCCATCCGGCGCGCCCGCGGCCGCCACGCCCAGCGTGCCCGCGCCCGACGCGCCCCACCCGGCAGTCGGCAGCTACAGATCGAGCAAGCCATGACATAGTTTGGAATTTCGCGATGGTTTTCGATCCTACCGGTGATCTCCGTCCGGTAAATATCCACATCGGTAATTTCGTTTTTAACCGGCCGGATGAGATTCGTACGGATTTTCAATCTTTACTCAAAATTCAACGTAAAGTTTTAAAACTTTCGGTGGTTTTCCTTCCTGTGTCACTGCTACACAAACTTTAGTGGAGGCGGACGTTtcggtttcccgcggcgggcaaagccgtccgccgcggcctagaggccacgattggcgggcaaagccgtccgccgcggcctagaggccacggtaaatcgtggccttcccgcggcgggccgctttgcccgctgcggttaatcgatttcccgcggcgggcacgttaggatgtCCGCCGCGGTTaaacgtttcaaaaaaaaaacaaaaaaaaacccagGAACCCGCCGGCGAGCCCATTCTCGAGCCCACCGACGAGCCCATTCACAACCCAATACTGGCGCCACCGCACCTCGCTGGATCCGTCGCCGGGGTCTCCACCTTGCCGGATCTGCCGCCGGGGAGGTCATCCTCGCAGGATCTGCGCCATTGCCGCGGGTTGGGGCCGTCTCGCCGTGGATCCGTGTCGTCGTCGTGTGGATCCACGTCGTGGGAGCAGGGAGTAGACGCGGCCACCCTGGATCCGCCGCCGTGTGGATCCACCGCCGTGTGGATCACCCGTCCCTGCGCGCCACACAGCTCCTCGCCTACGAGAGAGAGATGAGGGAGGTactgagaggagagagagggtgggagagagagggagagagagataccGGGCACGGCGGCGCTCTCCTCGCCAGATCCGGCGTCGACTCCCTGCGCCGCCAGATCAGCCGAGAGGTGCCAAAGGTGCCGCGCGCGATAACACCCTTGATGACGAGCTTGGCGGGGTCGATCTCCCAGTCCTCATGGCACCGCCGCAGCGGCGTCAGCTCCTCCGGGCCCAACCTCGCGGACTCGCCGCGGCGGTTCCCCATCCCGGAGGCTGGGCCGACTCCTCGCTCCGCCGGGCGTCCGAGGTGGCTCTCGAGCTGCTCGTCCAGGCTCTTAAGGTCGATCTGGTCCGCGCGCACGAACCCAGCGTCGCCGCCCGCGCTGGTGGGCTGCCTCATGATTGCAGTAGTTGGAGCCGGGAGCACCCGGAAGGTGAGCTACGGTGGCAGCGGATGCTGTGGGGTTGAGCGGCGTGGAAGGCCTCACGTGGTTTGGCTGGCGCAGTgtctgaaaccctaagtgctcatTTTATACCAGTGCCTGCTACGGGCCTCGCCCTGGGCCTATTGGGCCTcggccttaaccgaggcgggctttataggatgtccgccacggtaaatcgatttacggtGACGGGCAAAAGTGCCCACCttagtaaataaaaaatgcccgccgcggtaaatcgtgggatttaccgcaACGGGCAAAAATAGGAGCCTGCCGCGGAGAGCATTATCACAACGCTGCGCAAAtttgtttttgtagtagtgtgtgTGGGGTCGTCGTCCCCGGCCCTCCTCCGGTGTTTGTGTCGCTATCATCCGTAGACCGAACGCTGGAGCTTCATAGTGCTGatggtcgtcgtcgtcagcatggAGCACGAATACCATCACGTCTGGCTGTAAAAAACTGCAAGAGCCAGCAGAGTTGCAAATAAACGACTTCTGCATTCGTTTAATTGACCCCACCCCCTTACACATGATGTCGTCGTCGCTCCCGATCGATTTTTCACAATCAATGCAAACACAAAAATGCAAGTTGGAGAATATATGTCGATTTGTTGTCGTCCCTCCGGCCGATTGTTCACACGCAGTAGTGAACACAAAATGCGTATGCAATTATTTATTGTGCATCCATCCTCTGATGTCGTCTCGATCGGTCGTCATCGACGCATCGTCGTCGTtgacatgcatgcatatgtatgtATTTGATTTGAAGAGCTGATCGAGTTTGCAATTTGTTGCAAATTGTGTCGTCGAGTTTATGCAAAGCGTGTGCACTCGTCAGCTATGACTTTGGTTATTAATAGCTAGTACTATATCATTTCGTTTCTGGCCGTTGCATCGCTGCAAAAGATAGATGGATGCATGCATGAGCTACATATTGGTTATATTAATGTCAACACAGAATTTTCGTTCTGtgtgaggacacacgcagcaagttagaagggtctgctcgatggagctgtagatccgtctagcttcagcgtagggataatcgatcctgcgcactcctctcgagacgtgccagtcaatttgactctgtaattgacaatgagagaaagttCCTCAGTAATTAAGGACGGAActtaccggtgttgccagacagtcccgaatgtgcggctctgagagccgatatgagaggataTCGACTAAACagctgattccagcatattcatgagaataaatcggttaaagctaattaggttgtataagaagaatcgattcTCATTCAAtataaatgtcattatttgagcagatattaatcaatgacaagaagatgtcaacaatgattgggttgtgctaagccaatgattacaagcaaccgaactccttttatataaagaaacaattcaacatcatttaaccgtttaataaagataaatctaatgaacatgttagatctcgtctatcactatgaccagtggggcatgaggcagcaGAATCATGTagaccgtagaaataacaatagactcgacgaccctaacacattactaatattagtaggGCATAaaacagaatcatgcaggtcgtaatacaataataagatcatggggctaatatatctttcaacctatctttatttcaacggtctcgtgatgcgaactgttcgtgaaagcactcgatatcggctaaaacaaccgattcagacaTAGTGCATAGTTAAAATTATGTcttattaggaatagatctatcaaataacgatccccactccacggtgctagcagtgaggtgtgaggcagaatcacacaggccgtgataacgggtcaTAGAACGATTcttgctagccaataaatctactcaagacgtagcatgctttaaccgcacactACGCATGATCAAGATTaaagtaaaacagccgataaaacgtaactcatcgtttaaggtatatattagatcagtttcagattaacaaacgatgggctaaacaagatataaggccgatctagatcaatcccaatcgggcagagtgatattgctgtaattagataaataatgaaagcaataagcaatatcggtaacttaatgaatccacCAAAGACTGTcactctaaggtagagccgataacttgaccttgatctagttcgtgcaatggaggtcgaccggatcgatgcaaccatacttgaactaggcaagaatcgataactaatttATACCAGGgtcacagtggaggtcaaccgaatcgatgcagccgtacgaacagaggtataagctatgacggtacttacaacaagcagtggaggtcgaccggatcgatgcagccgtacttgctgaagaactcgccgagatctactctactcctactcctaagaggtgATCGGAGCCAAAAAATtaaataacttgtatattggattgattgttgtttttacaatagtcggagtctgatatttatacccggagtctaaacatgaattctactcgagcatgattcgttacaatctttggaataaacgaaaacattcctaatttaagataacttggactcaaATCTTTCCCTTCTTACGGAGTCCAATATATAGTTTACTGACACCAACCGTAGTTCATCATCGCTATCCGCTGACGTCATCCCGAGAGATCCGATTCCAAAGTCGTATCTGAATCGGCTGACATCGATCCTCGTTCGATCGATTCCTTGactggcacaatcttggaagcctgcgaTTTCCCGCGttcttttctcaaattttagtgtaaacaattAATAACTGGAATCTGGAATGGATCAAGGAAAAAAGTCGGCCCCGTGTACAAGAATTCAATTTGGTAGATTGCCTGCCTTCGCCGCCCCCAACcccaagcccccccccccccccccccccccccccccccccccacacccccacacacacacacacacaccttccCCACCTATAAAACTACCGTATTCTACCACTGAATCAGTTTTGATGCTATTTTTAACGGTGAGATATACATTATTTTTTGGTGATATACTGTGTTTACAAAtctaatattatttttctaaaaaaaactccTCGAAGTATGAGCTGTGCATCTTTTTTTGGGTCGAAAAAAAATTGAGTACTTCAAATGCAAGATGAGATGTACATTCTTTTTGAGACAGAAAAGAGCACCCCCAATTCCTATCCATCAGTGCTCCAAATGTCGTGTACCAGCACTGTAGCCCCGTCAGCACTGGATGTTTGGAAAGCATCATGATGTCAATACGGCAACTGATGCACACCATTCCTTTTCTTCAGTCACCAGACCACTAATCGGCCAAGTGCCGGCACTACGGAATGATGTAAAACTTGACGCCATGGCCGTTAACAGGAGATTGGAATCCCAGAGCACGATGGTCGGTGTAAACAAGCACAGGATCCACTCAAATGCACACACCCAGACTGCAAGAACGGTAAACATGTGGGAACAAATAAACTAATTATTATCAAAGCCGGCTGCGCCAATGCCTTCATTGCTACGTGGATGCATTTTCTAGTTGTTTGCACCACCTACCAACATAAGAGTTCCCCTTCACACATTTATGAAGCTAATAACATACAAGAACAATAACCCTACCCCTCCCTCATTTTTTCATGTCCACAACAACAAAAGCCCCAGCATGTATGCAAGAACGAACTCAGTTGTGCCAAAATGACACGAATATAAGCCCCCACCAGTGCAGCGCGCATTTCATAGGCCAGGCAAATCAAGGTTGCCAGAGAATGTACACCGCAATGCAAAGAATCCTCACATTAGGCTCGGCCGCCTCTTGCCGGTGTCAGTCCTCAGTCTCTTGGCAGGCTTTGCCCACTGGATGTCTCCAATGCCGGGTGCAGACAAACTTCCTCCTTGATCCGAATGCGCGCCCCATCCAGCAGAATGCATCGACTGCTGAGATGGGTGTGGATCCCTTTGGAACGGCGTTCTCGCACCTCTGGGTGAGGGGACTGGGCCTGGCCGCCCAGGGTTGGCTGGCGAGAGAGGTCCAGCTCGGCCTGAACTAGAGGGGGACCCAATGCTGCTCCTTGCCCGATCTTGCCTTTTCTTCTTAACAATGAACATATCGCTCGGgtgcaacaaaccagcaccatCCTGGAGCTGTTCCCTGCTGCCGGATCCAGAATGTCTGGGGTCTCTCTCTGATCTGGAACTGTGGGGCCGGCTGGGGACCTCGCTGGATTGATTATGCCTGCTATGTCCCGAGCCATGCTGCTCTGCTTCACTGGCACTGGCTCTGCGCTTATGGGCTGATGCGGTGTGCTTTGACGATGGGGCAGCAGCACCACTTGCAGCTCCTCCAGGATTCGAAAATGACGTCGCATTCTTAGCTTCGCTGAAGTCTGAATCTGGGAAGGCAATCTTCATTATGTTGAAAAATAAGTTATGGAGGGTCTCAGCCTCTATCCGGACCTGCATCATTTAGTCAGATAGAATAGATTAATATTCTAAGGCTAACACACGAGCCTCGAGTTCCATAACAGGTAGAAGCATAATGGTAATACAAAATAGATGTAACAAAGATACAATGTTTGATGTAGGGCTACCTCATGCCTATAGCTGAAGTGCTGAACCACACTTTTCAACATCTGTTGCATGTCCGCTATGAATTCAGTTACAGCACCATACTCGAATCCATCAACTCGCTGTTCAATTTTTTGTAGGTCCAGGGTGCTACTAGCCGGACCTCTGAATGAGCAATTTTCATTCCTCCGCCACCAAGAAGATATATTAGGTATGATTTGATGACCTTCTTTGTCAATCCTCCTCCAAAGCTTGCTTATCACATTTTTGCACTGCAGGTATTCAAGTCAAGAGAGCCTTAGTTCAGCCATACGACAAGCCAAAGGAACAAAAGAATACCAGAGAAGACAACATTGATATAAAAAAAAATATGGCATGCCAAAGGAATATAACAAGCCACAACATAATGTGAAAAACTTAGCTTGCAATAAATACAATCAAGATATTGACAATACATGGCATAAGTAGTGACTGAAACTAATTTTTTGCGATAATTGTGCTTTCAGATGATAAAGGGTTTCAATTCTACAAAGAATTGCTCCAGATTTCCCGTTCAAATCCTTTTGTTTTTGAAGCGAAGTAAATATTACAAGTCGCACTAAATAAATTAGGGCACAAAGAGCATAAGTTTGTGTGCCTACCTTTCTTTGCATACTGTCAGACATCTTTGTGCCACGGAACTCAGGGGTGGCGGAATCAATGGCCTTACTGTTCCAATTTTCCTTGGAGCGTTCAGCAGATCCCTCACCAGACCCAGACAAGTAAGTCAATTTCCCCGACCTAGAAGCTGGTGAAACCTTCCTAGATGGCATGTTGCGCTTCTGTTTCACTATAGGATGAACTGCATCTTGCTGCCTGGCAGCTGGACATGTAAAAGCACGGGCATCTAGGTTAGACTTAAATTGTGAATCataatgaccatctccatgaaaTGCAAGATGAGTACCATGCTGAGGGAAGACCCCTTCTCCAGATCTATCTTCCTGCTTTTCTGCGTTAGGTTTTGGACGAAGACGAATACTTCGCTTGCGTTTTATTTTTGGTTGCAGTACCTGTTCATCCTCACCGTCATCACGTTCATGATTCCAGCTCCCTGACTGCTGGAGGTCCATATGTGAGTCCCCAGACATTGCAATCTCACCTTCCTCTAGGTCATCTGGCTGCAAATCACCAGATAATGCTTGATGATATAGTCAACTGACACAGAAATTCAAGTGAAAAAACAAAACAGATAAATAACAACAATGTGTCAACACATACAGTTCTCTTTGACAAAGAGCCAGAGCGGGCATCTAATGCAGATAGAGACCGCAATTTTTTAGAAGATGAGGAAGGTACAGGTGGTGGTAATCTCCTGCTTCCAGAAGAAGAGCCTGTTGAACCTGCTTCTTCCATCCTATTAGCTTTTCTGCTTCTTAGTCCTTCAGTAAATTCATATACATCATCATTCACAGGCTCTTCTTCCTCTGATTCATCCTTGTTATCAGGTATCGAATCATCATTGTCCTCTTCATCTTCGAATTCCCCTACTTCCCCTTCTTCAGGTAGGGATGCAGTATTCCTCTCCTCAGAATCTTCATCAGATTCTTCAAGATCTTCATCATCGATCTCCCTGTAGATGGAGTACTTGCCAGTACCCTTTGGCCGCCCCCTTCTTTTCTCAGGTGTATCATTAGTGTCTAAAGCAATTCCCCCAGATGACATATTTCTTGATGGCTTTTTGGACAGACTCGCCACCACAGCATCTACTTCAGTGGAGTTAACACGAAGCCACTTTGGAACCTGATGATGCTTCGTCATATCACCTGTCCAATCAAAGTCTTCATCCATCTGATCAAAAAGCTCAACTTCACTTTCAGTCCTAGCAATCATACGGTTTACTTCCTGTAATGAAGGAACATCATGAAGAGAATCTTGATATCTCTCTTCATCGTGCAGGAGGGTCTCCAGAGTCATCCGCCTTTCCTCATGGGTTGTTCTTTGATCAAAACGACCAGCATTAATGACCTCATCTGCCATATCAATTTTGTATTGTTGGATATTGTTGCGGATGAGACTTTCAATTGATCCCATGTATCTGTCTTTTCCAGCAAGATCATCCTCCAAATCTCCACTCCCTCCATTTCTCAATTCATCCTCTTTCTGATAACTTGATATGTTATCAACAACAGCTTCCATGTAAATAACCTTTACCTCCCTAGTCTGCCCTATACGATGGGCCCTAGCAACTGCTTGCTCCTCATTTTGTGGATTTGGATCAGGATCATATATTACAACAGTGTCTGCACTCTGAAGATTCAGACCCCTACCAGCAGCACGAATACTAAGCAAGAATATAAAACAATCAGAACCAGGCCTGTTGAAGTCAACAATTGCCGACTCTCGATCTTCCAAGCTTGTTGTTCCATCAATTCGCCTATAAACAAGTCGTCTCCACTGCAAATAGTCCTCCATGATGTCAAGAAGCTTTGTCATGGTGCTAAAAAGGAGTACGCGATGACCTGACTTGTGAAGCTTAATTAAAATTCTATCAAGATTCCACAACTTCCCACAAGATCTGATCATAAAATCTTTCCCATGATTTAAGAATGGATATGTCAGCAGAGGATGATTACAAACTTTCCTTAGCTCCATGCACTTGTTGTTGAGATTCTTGTAAGTCTTGACCTGGTACATGGGATTCCGTTGTGCACGCCTTTTCTCATCTTCAGGATCAACTCTAATGGTACCAGTAGACTTGATCCAATCATATATAGCTCCTTGAACAGCAGACATTCTGCATCTCAAAACAATGGAATCCTACAACAACATGGCGGATTAATAATGTTATGAAGTTACCAAACAAATTAACCAATGAGACAAGGGAGAAAAGGATAGCACCTTCCGTGGAAGTGATCCTTCAACATCTTCCACACGCCTACGTAGCATGAAAGGTTCCAAAATCTGATGCAGCCTGTGAATTATTATTACTTTCTTCTCTGTCTCAAGCCAATCATCTTCTTCTTCGCTATGTGTAGTACCATCCCTCTGAAAAGGCTTAGAGAACCAATCTGAAAATGCCTTGCTACTGTCAAATACTTCTGGAAGCAACAAATTCAAGAGGGACCAAAGCTCCTTGAGATCATTCTGTAATCAATTTCCAAAAGCATCAAATAACTACACTATACGACAAAAAGGGTGCAATACTGACATGATAAATTGGCTATACTgtcaaaaaagaaaagagagagacaAGGGATCCTGGCAccacagaaaaagaaaaggctgCTTCAAGACAGTAAAGCAATACTGGCAACAGTAGCAATATACACTTATTTAGTTTACCTGTAGAGGAGTACCGGTGAGAAGGAGGCGCCGCTGGCAGCGATAGCGATCAAGATCACGTGCCAGGACGGAGTCTCTGTCCTTCATCCGCTGTGCCTCGTCGATTATAATGTACTTCCAATCAACCCTTGAAAGCTTGGAACGATCAAACATAACAAATTCATATGTTGTTACAAGAACATTAAATTTCATGGCCATAACCTCCTGCAAGACAAGTCAATAAAAAGATATAAGAAAAATGCCTACAAGAgctaaatgaagaacatcaacagGTATGCTACCAGATAGCTTAGCCATGCAAAATAACAAAAATGTGGTAAGCATTAATTTCAGTCAAGAGATAAACAGCCAAACAGGGATCTATGATAAGAGCAGCCATTCAACTAAGAAAACACTACCCTATGCTGCACAAAACATGTACCTGTACAGGAAATTATGTAGACTGATCTAGAAAATCAAAATAGCACTGTGTACAGCGCAATTTAATTTATTCCAAACAGTTTTAGAGCGTGTTTGCTgatgcattttttatttttttatttaggaCATACAGTTGGCATGAAAACAAATCCAACAAAAGACAGGCATTGCATGCAAAATAAAGTTACCGGTACTAGTTATAAGCAGGTGGTTCCTTCAAAATCAGAGAGTGCATGGTTATAAGCCTTCCCCTTATAGAATATTTTCAGATTAGGATGGCTGGTCTTGAGTAATCAGGAATGTTTGTGTTTATTCACAACAAATGTATCAGGAAACTTTTATTGCTAAAATAAGAAATCATA encodes:
- the LOC136475531 gene encoding ATP-dependent helicase BRM-like isoform X1, which translates into the protein MQPSGGPSGSSRGSPASSPHPDQQQQQQPTPASAQQQAQQLGFRGQGMMHHHEQQQAFQSGAPHAMMGPAGVSFPQSTGPVSPFQGQRNLPMSGGPQGMVGGQVHNQVAMQQQFLKLAMQQQQQQQQQKAAQGMLLQQQAKMNMAGSSSRDQDMLNNPTKMQELMALHQAQAQMYKRQCEQKEQGQSSSSEQRSGDMRPPMPPQGVPGQQLPPMGMIRPMQPMQGQVGMGSAGGGPITPAQFQAWAKEHNFDLSNPANMSAISQFLPIWQNNRMAAMQKQNEANMAAQQQAMPSQVNSDTPGHGNAPSQGALLKPRQPLPPSSVSGGEEAKVVNSSNLQLQQQLSVHNRDGSNERAVRSPMTGGNGAQTMHIPQSSGHVSKVPEQSNPKNVLANSDTMQMQHVRQMQQLNQVAAPTSTPGEAGGSQVSTPSARPQTGQTGFTKNQLHVLKAQILAFRRLKRGDRLPPEVLELIVSGRPPDSQGGPQQVSGPQATNNREKPGVSNADEHGRQMESGDKAPEKPALLKGPCLPKVEVSASEDKSSPASGPGPMQVIKASPKEPLKIGPVSVPEHSNTTVIKSEQDLERSIQRTPGRSDYNAERGKSVPAESGSADAEQAKRTGSTSSAPAPRDVPRKYHGPLFDFPSFTRRHDSMGPANYNSNLSLGYDVKDLLAQEGMIVLGKKREDNLKKISGLLAINLERKRIRPDLVLRLQIEEKKLKLLEHQARLRDEVEHEQQEIMAMPDRIYRKFVRQCERQRVELVRQVQQMQRASREKQLKSIFQWRKKLLEAHWAIRDARITRNRGVAKYHERMLREFSKKKDDDRNKRMEALKNNDVERYRQILLEQQTSVPGDAAQRYNVLSSFLTQTEEYLYKLGGKITAAKSQQQVEEAANAAAAAARAQGLSEEEVKAAAQCAGQEVMIRNTFSEMNAPRNNTSVNKYYSLAHAVSERVTKQPSLLRAGTLRDYQLVGLQWMLSLYNNKLNGILADEMGLGKTVQVMALIAYLMEFKGNYGPHLIIVPNAVLVNWKSELLNWLPSASCIFYVGAKDQRQKLFSQEVMAMKFNVLVTTYEFVMFDRSKLSRVDWKYIIIDEAQRMKDRDSVLARDLDRYRCQRRLLLTGTPLQNDLKELWSLLNLLLPEVFDSSKAFSDWFSKPFQRDGTTHSEEEDDWLETEKKVIIIHRLHQILEPFMLRRRVEDVEGSLPRKDSIVLRCRMSAVQGAIYDWIKSTGTIRVDPEDEKRRAQRNPMYQVKTYKNLNNKCMELRKVCNHPLLTYPFLNHGKDFMIRSCGKLWNLDRILIKLHKSGHRVLLFSTMTKLLDIMEDYLQWRRLVYRRIDGTTSLEDRESAIVDFNRPGSDCFIFLLSIRAAGRGLNLQSADTVVIYDPDPNPQNEEQAVARAHRIGQTREVKVIYMEAVVDNISSYQKEDELRNGGSGDLEDDLAGKDRYMGSIESLIRNNIQQYKIDMADEVINAGRFDQRTTHEERRMTLETLLHDEERYQDSLHDVPSLQEVNRMIARTESEVELFDQMDEDFDWTGDMTKHHQVPKWLRVNSTEVDAVVASLSKKPSRNMSSGGIALDTNDTPEKRRGRPKGTGKYSIYREIDDEDLEESDEDSEERNTASLPEEGEVGEFEDEEDNDDSIPDNKDESEEEEPVNDDVYEFTEGLRSRKANRMEEAGSTGSSSGSRRLPPPVPSSSSKKLRSLSALDARSGSLSKRTPDDLEEGEIAMSGDSHMDLQQSGSWNHERDDGEDEQVLQPKIKRKRSIRLRPKPNAEKQEDRSGEGVFPQHGTHLAFHGDGHYDSQFKSNLDARAFTCPAARQQDAVHPIVKQKRNMPSRKVSPASRSGKLTYLSGSGEGSAERSKENWNSKAIDSATPEFRGTKMSDSMQRKCKNVISKLWRRIDKEGHQIIPNISSWWRRNENCSFRGPASSTLDLQKIEQRVDGFEYGAVTEFIADMQQMLKSVVQHFSYRHEVRIEAETLHNLFFNIMKIAFPDSDFSEAKNATSFSNPGGAASGAAAPSSKHTASAHKRRASASEAEQHGSGHSRHNQSSEVPSRPHSSRSERDPRHSGSGSREQLQDGAGLLHPSDMFIVKKKRQDRARSSIGSPSSSGRAGPLSPANPGRPGPVPSPRGARTPFQRDPHPSQQSMHSAGWGAHSDQGGSLSAPGIGDIQWAKPAKRLRTDTGKRRPSLM
- the LOC136475531 gene encoding ATP-dependent helicase BRM-like isoform X2 — protein: MQPSGGPSGSSRGSPASSPHPDQQQQQQPTPASAQQQAQQLGFRGQGMMHHHEQQQAFQSGAPHAMMGPAGVSFPQSTGPVSPFQGQRNLPMSGGPQGMVGGQVHNQVAMQQQFLKLAMQQQQQQQQQKAAQGMLLQQQAKMNMAGSSSRDQDMLNNPTKMQELMALHQAQAQMYKRQCEQKEQGQSSSSEQRSGDMRPPMPPQGVPGQQLPPMGMIRPMQPMQGQVGMGSAGGGPITPAQFQAWAKEHNFDLSNPANMSAISQFLPIWQNNRMAAMQKQNEANMAAQQQAMPSQVNSDTPGHGNAPSQGALLKPRQPLPPSSVSGGEEAKVVNSSNLQLQQQLSVHNRDGSNERAVRSPMTGGNGAQTMHIPQSSGHVSKVPEQSNPKNVLANSDTMQMQHVRQMQQLNQVAAPTSTPGEAGGSQVSTPSARPQTGQTGFTKNQLHVLKAQILAFRRLKRGDRLPPEVLELIVSGRPPDSQGGPQQVSGPQATNNREKPGVSNADEHGRQMESGDKAPEKPALLKGPCLPKVEVSASEDKSSPASGPGPMQVIKASPKEPLKIGPVSVPEHSNTTVIKSEQDLERSIQRTPGRSDYNAERGKSVPAESGSADAEQAKRTGSTSSAPAPRDVPRKYHGPLFDFPSFTRRHDSMGPANYNSNLSLGYDVKDLLAQEGMIVLGKKREDNLKKISGLLAINLERKRIRPDLVLRLQIEEKKLKLLEHQARLRDEVEHEQQEIMAMPDRIYRKFVRQCERQRVELVRQVQQMQRASREKQLKSIFQWRKKLLEAHWAIRDARITRNRGVAKYHERMLREFSKKKDDDRNKRMEALKNNDVERYRQILLEQQTSVPGDAAQRYNVLSSFLTQTEEYLYKLGGKITAAKSQQQVEEAANAAAAAARAQGLSEEEVKAAAQCAGQEVMIRNTFSEMNAPRNNTSVNKYYSLAHAVSERVTKQPSLLRAGTLRDYQLVGLQWMLSLYNNKLNGILADEMGLGKTVQVMALIAYLMEFKGNYGPHLIIVPNAVLVNWKSELLNWLPSASCIFYVGAKDQRQKLFSQEVMAMKFNVLVTTYEFVMFDRSKLSRVDWKYIIIDEAQRMKDRDSVLARDLDRYRCQRRLLLTGTPLQNDLKELWSLLNLLLPEVFDSSKAFSDWFSKPFQRDGTTHSEEEDDWLETEKKVIIIHRLHQILEPFMLRRRVEDVEGSLPRKDSIVLRCRMSAVQGAIYDWIKSTGTIRVDPEDEKRRAQRNPMYQVKTYKNLNNKCMELRKVCNHPLLTYPFLNHGKDFMIRSCGKLWNLDRILIKLHKSGHRVLLFSTMTKLLDIMEDYLQWRRLVYRRIDGTTSLEDRESAIVDFNRPGSDCFIFLLSIRAAGRGLNLQSADTVVIYDPDPNPQNEEQAVARAHRIGQTREVKVIYMEAVVDNISSYQKEDELRNGGSGDLEDDLAGKDRYMGSIESLIRNNIQQYKIDMADEVINAGRFDQRTTHEERRMTLETLLHDEERYQDSLHDVPSLQEVNRMIARTESEVELFDQMDEDFDWTGDMTKHHQVPKWLRVNSTEVDAVVASLSKKPSRNMSSGGIALDTNDTPEKRRGRPKGTGKYSIYREIDDEDLEESDEDSEERNTASLPEEGEVGEFEDEEDNDDSIPDNKDESEEEEPVNDDVYEFTEGLRSRKANRMEEAGSTGSSSGSRRLPPPVPSSSSKKLRSLSALDARSGSLSKRTPDDLEEGEIAMSGDSHMDLQQSGSWNHERDDGEDEQVLQPKIKRKRSIRLRPKPNAEKQEDRSGEGVFPQHAARQQDAVHPIVKQKRNMPSRKVSPASRSGKLTYLSGSGEGSAERSKENWNSKAIDSATPEFRGTKMSDSMQRKCKNVISKLWRRIDKEGHQIIPNISSWWRRNENCSFRGPASSTLDLQKIEQRVDGFEYGAVTEFIADMQQMLKSVVQHFSYRHEVRIEAETLHNLFFNIMKIAFPDSDFSEAKNATSFSNPGGAASGAAAPSSKHTASAHKRRASASEAEQHGSGHSRHNQSSEVPSRPHSSRSERDPRHSGSGSREQLQDGAGLLHPSDMFIVKKKRQDRARSSIGSPSSSGRAGPLSPANPGRPGPVPSPRGARTPFQRDPHPSQQSMHSAGWGAHSDQGGSLSAPGIGDIQWAKPAKRLRTDTGKRRPSLM